The proteins below are encoded in one region of Arenibacter algicola:
- the ppk1 gene encoding polyphosphate kinase 1 produces MIKSKNQYINREISWLSFNERVLQESADKNVPLIERLRFLGIFSNNLDEFFKVRYATVKRIVEAGRTGKSVLGGETAKDLLEEITEIVIKQQTKSLKILSDIEKELESQNIFLINEKKITESQCSFIKNYFIEKVSPVLMTIILNDLAGFPMLKDTAAYLAVKLILKKQPGSQSNVKEKRYALIEIPKGIDRFVVLPKEGDKNYIIILDDLIRYCLGSIFNMFDYESISAHMIKITRDAELDMDNDLSKSFIEKISSSVEHRKISDPVRFVYDKSIGRDTLDFLKEKMDIEDTDSVIPGGRYHNRRDYMGFPSLGRNDLMYDKIAALPVKGISMEGSLFERVAEKDFLQYTPYQTFSYIIKFLREAALDPKVRNIKITVYRLADNSQVAASLINAVKNGKHVTVQIELQARFDEQANIEYAEQLQAEGVKLIFGVRGLKVHSKICLVEREEDSQIKRYGFISTGNFNESTARIYTDYTLFTAHDGILKELNKVFDFFETTYKINKYKHLIVSPHYTKNVFKKLIDKEIQNAKAGKEAYIKIKMNSFTSYKMVDKLYEASRAGVKIQLIIRGICCLVPGVKGMSENIDAISIVDKFLEHPRIFIFGNDGNSKVYISSADWMTRNLDYRVEVGVPIYDIDVKQELLDTFDISWRDNVKARVFSEKHDNAYRKNNNPKVRSQFATYDYYLNKLNS; encoded by the coding sequence ATGATCAAGAGTAAAAATCAATATATAAATAGAGAAATTAGTTGGTTAAGTTTTAATGAGAGGGTTTTACAGGAAAGTGCGGACAAGAATGTTCCTTTAATAGAGCGACTCCGATTTTTAGGGATATTTTCCAATAATTTGGATGAATTTTTTAAGGTAAGGTATGCCACCGTTAAAAGAATTGTAGAAGCGGGCAGAACAGGAAAGAGTGTTTTGGGAGGGGAAACGGCAAAGGATCTACTCGAAGAAATTACCGAAATCGTAATTAAGCAGCAGACCAAAAGCTTAAAAATACTTAGTGATATTGAAAAGGAATTGGAATCTCAGAATATTTTTTTGATCAATGAAAAAAAAATAACAGAGTCCCAATGTTCCTTTATTAAGAATTACTTCATCGAAAAGGTCAGTCCGGTTTTGATGACCATTATTTTGAACGATTTGGCCGGCTTCCCCATGCTGAAGGATACAGCGGCCTATCTGGCGGTAAAATTAATACTGAAGAAACAACCCGGTAGCCAATCCAATGTTAAGGAAAAGCGATATGCACTTATAGAAATTCCTAAGGGTATAGACCGTTTTGTTGTGTTGCCGAAGGAGGGCGATAAGAACTATATTATCATTCTGGATGATCTTATCAGGTATTGCCTAGGGAGTATTTTTAATATGTTCGATTACGAATCCATATCGGCACATATGATCAAAATTACCCGTGATGCCGAGTTGGACATGGATAATGACTTAAGTAAGAGTTTTATTGAAAAAATTTCGTCCAGTGTAGAGCATCGAAAAATAAGTGATCCCGTGCGTTTTGTGTACGACAAGAGCATTGGTAGGGATACCCTCGATTTCTTAAAGGAAAAAATGGACATAGAGGATACGGATAGTGTGATTCCTGGAGGTAGATATCACAATAGGCGTGACTATATGGGTTTTCCTAGTTTGGGAAGGAATGATCTAATGTACGATAAGATTGCAGCATTGCCCGTAAAGGGGATATCTATGGAAGGTAGTCTTTTTGAACGGGTAGCGGAAAAGGATTTTCTGCAGTATACCCCGTACCAGACCTTTTCCTATATCATTAAATTTCTAAGGGAAGCGGCCCTGGACCCCAAGGTGAGAAATATCAAGATTACGGTTTATAGATTGGCCGATAACTCCCAGGTAGCGGCATCCTTGATAAACGCCGTAAAAAATGGGAAACACGTTACGGTACAGATAGAATTGCAGGCAAGGTTCGACGAACAGGCCAATATTGAATATGCGGAACAGTTACAGGCAGAGGGGGTAAAGCTGATTTTTGGTGTAAGGGGCTTAAAAGTGCACAGTAAAATATGCCTTGTAGAACGGGAGGAAGACAGCCAAATTAAACGATACGGGTTTATTAGTACCGGAAACTTTAATGAATCAACGGCCCGTATCTATACCGACTACACTTTGTTCACGGCACATGATGGCATATTGAAGGAATTGAACAAAGTTTTCGATTTCTTTGAGACTACCTATAAGATCAACAAATACAAACATCTAATAGTATCTCCCCATTATACCAAAAATGTGTTCAAGAAATTGATCGATAAGGAAATTCAAAATGCCAAGGCTGGCAAAGAAGCCTATATTAAGATAAAAATGAACAGCTTTACTTCGTATAAAATGGTAGACAAGCTGTATGAGGCAAGTAGGGCAGGTGTAAAGATTCAGCTTATTATCAGAGGCATTTGCTGTTTGGTTCCCGGTGTTAAGGGAATGAGTGAAAACATAGATGCCATTAGTATTGTGGATAAATTTTTGGAGCATCCAAGAATTTTCATTTTTGGAAATGATGGTAATTCCAAAGTATATATATCCTCAGCCGATTGGATGACGAGAAATTTGGATTATCGTGTAGAAGTCGGAGTGCCGATTTATGATATTGACGTTAAGCAGGAACTTCTGGATACCTTTGATATTTCATGGAGGGATAACGTAAAAGCTAGGGTATTTTCCGAAAAACATGATAATGCTTATAGAAAGAACAATAACCCCAAAGTACGTTCACAATTCGCTACCTATGATTATTACCTTAATAAATTGAATTCCTAA
- a CDS encoding Ppx/GppA phosphatase family protein, translating into MKVRKYAAIDIGSNAIRLLTHNVIEEEGKDTLFKKSALVRLPIRLGEDVFKNGTISKRNEERLLNAMKAFQLLMDVHGVEKYMACATSAMREADNGQLVIDNILEASGVQIQLIDGEREASIIASTDLKNLIRKDETYLYIDVGGGSTEFTVFSEGKIKISESFKIGTVRLLNGMVDDSMWNDLEHWLKRHVKGLPNLSIIGSGGNINKLHKMSGRKEGESLSYIWLRAQYHFLSSLTFEERVSELGLNPDRADVIIPATQIFVSSAKWIGAKKIHVPKIGLSDGIIKTLYYAKE; encoded by the coding sequence TTGAAAGTACGGAAATATGCGGCCATTGACATTGGCTCCAACGCCATACGCTTACTTACCCATAACGTCATTGAAGAAGAAGGGAAAGATACCCTCTTTAAAAAAAGTGCCTTGGTCCGATTGCCTATCAGGCTTGGGGAGGATGTATTTAAAAACGGGACTATTTCCAAGCGCAATGAAGAGCGATTGTTGAATGCGATGAAGGCGTTTCAGCTCTTGATGGATGTGCACGGGGTGGAAAAATATATGGCCTGTGCTACCTCGGCTATGAGGGAGGCGGATAATGGGCAACTGGTAATTGATAATATCTTGGAGGCTTCCGGGGTGCAGATTCAATTGATAGACGGGGAAAGGGAGGCTTCCATAATAGCCTCAACAGACCTTAAGAATTTGATAAGGAAAGATGAGACTTATCTTTATATAGACGTGGGCGGCGGGAGTACTGAGTTTACGGTCTTTTCCGAAGGGAAAATAAAAATTTCAGAATCATTTAAGATTGGGACCGTTAGGCTTCTGAATGGTATGGTAGATGATTCTATGTGGAACGATCTGGAACACTGGCTGAAGAGACATGTTAAGGGACTGCCCAATCTATCGATTATTGGTTCTGGGGGAAACATTAATAAACTACATAAAATGTCCGGACGAAAGGAAGGGGAGTCCCTGTCCTATATTTGGCTAAGGGCACAATATCATTTTCTGTCGAGCCTAACTTTTGAGGAAAGGGTCTCCGAATTGGGATTGAATCCGGATAGGGCGGATGTAATTATTCCTGCTACACAAATTTTTGTTTCTTCGGCAAAGTGGATCGGAGCCAAAAAAATTCACGTTCCCAAAATAGGACTTTCGGACGGGATTATAAAAACCCTGTACTACGCCAAAGAATAA
- the miaE gene encoding tRNA-(ms[2]io[6]A)-hydroxylase, with protein MLGLKLPTDPRWVNIVEKNIDEILTDHAYCEQKAASTAISLIVSFPEYTELTQEMIALSREEMGHFKMVHDRILARGKTLGRDRKDDYVIALLKFFPKGGSRTTQLVHRLLYAALIEARSCERFRLLSEQLQDKELADFYHKLMISEAGHYTMFLNFARKYGDRKEVDKKWDALLTYEAAIMKDLGNSETVHG; from the coding sequence ATGTTAGGTTTAAAATTGCCCACAGACCCTAGATGGGTCAACATTGTTGAGAAAAATATCGATGAAATATTAACAGATCATGCCTATTGTGAGCAAAAGGCAGCGAGCACCGCTATTTCGTTGATTGTGAGCTTTCCGGAATACACGGAACTAACCCAAGAAATGATAGCGCTCTCCAGAGAGGAAATGGGACATTTTAAAATGGTTCACGACCGCATATTGGCCCGTGGAAAAACATTGGGGAGGGACAGAAAGGACGACTATGTTATTGCCCTACTAAAGTTTTTCCCAAAAGGAGGCAGCAGAACCACCCAATTGGTACACCGCTTGTTATATGCAGCATTAATTGAAGCCCGCAGTTGTGAACGTTTTAGGTTACTATCCGAGCAATTGCAGGATAAGGAGCTGGCCGATTTTTACCATAAACTGATGATCAGTGAGGCCGGGCACTACACCATGTTTCTAAACTTCGCACGTAAGTATGGAGATCGCAAGGAAGTGGACAAGAAATGGGACGCTCTACTAACTTATGAGGCTGCCATCATGAAGGATCTGGGCAATTCTGAAACGGTCCACGGCTAA
- a CDS encoding EboA domain-containing protein, translating into MLFENIGTQLLKILEDNVDSENMQWLLSKIAGIVESESTKDLYLTYSMVPTKIRSAKELSLLLDDKELKAYLEIQHANLQQIGRIYLLYKVLEAKEDFFKAKVANIIEVADKSELETFLKFLVLLPHPENYKVQAVEALRTNISTVFDAIALNNPYPALYFNEQQWNQMYLKAAFMQQNLNEIEQVEKRGNKELTRIISDYAHERWAASREIDPCFWRPVSNFMNEKLLKDMKRLFSSDNIAEQKAAALCCYHSNSSEAKELLTGFPELVKGIENGSITWVSIKE; encoded by the coding sequence ATGTTATTTGAAAATATCGGTACCCAGCTTCTGAAAATATTAGAGGATAATGTGGACAGTGAAAATATGCAATGGCTGTTGTCTAAAATTGCAGGCATTGTGGAGTCAGAGTCCACAAAGGATTTATATCTGACCTATAGCATGGTACCCACAAAAATTAGATCGGCAAAGGAACTGTCGCTTTTATTGGACGATAAGGAATTAAAGGCTTACCTGGAAATTCAACATGCGAACCTTCAACAGATAGGTAGGATATATTTGCTTTACAAGGTGTTGGAGGCCAAGGAGGATTTTTTTAAGGCCAAAGTGGCCAATATTATTGAAGTAGCGGATAAGAGTGAACTGGAAACCTTCCTTAAATTTTTGGTTTTGTTACCGCATCCTGAAAACTATAAGGTACAGGCTGTTGAAGCTCTTAGGACCAATATCTCCACCGTTTTTGATGCTATAGCGTTAAACAACCCTTATCCTGCACTTTATTTTAATGAACAGCAATGGAACCAAATGTACCTGAAGGCTGCGTTTATGCAACAAAACCTAAATGAAATTGAACAGGTAGAAAAAAGAGGAAACAAGGAACTTACAAGAATTATTTCGGATTACGCTCACGAGCGTTGGGCGGCATCAAGGGAAATAGATCCCTGTTTTTGGAGGCCAGTGAGTAATTTCATGAACGAAAAACTCTTAAAGGATATGAAGCGACTATTTTCCAGTGATAATATTGCAGAGCAAAAAGCAGCCGCTCTTTGTTGTTATCACTCCAATTCAAGCGAAGCGAAGGAACTGTTGACAGGTTTTCCCGAGCTTGTAAAAGGAATTGAAAATGGAAGTATTACTTGGGTAAGTATTAAAGAATAG
- a CDS encoding membrane protein: MKTFTKNTISAIGIVCLATMLITTTTLSAQNAPTEDDYYRLTTVPTPEGIHMEGGGVLSLPNGNLAVCTRRGDVWIIENPSMANGVPPTFKKFASGLHEPLGLAYHDQALYTAQRGELTKLIDTNGDDIADEYKTIYAWPVSTHYHEYSFGPVLAPDNTFFVTANVAFGNEEWWRGESRVPWRAWTMKITEDGKMEPWATGMRSPAGYGLVDGELFYSENQGDWVGSGAIWHLPKGAFAGHPAGLKWTGHEDSPIKLTEEEFYSKLDKRQVKVNGRYVKPENIMDEENPDFAYEIKKSLPELKLPAVILPHGILGISNSEIKVDKTQGKFGPFEDQLLVGDMGQSKIMRVVLEKVKGEYQGVAFDFRTGFQSGVMRMDFDSQGRLFVGETNRGWGSAGTTNSGLEYLTWTGRTPFEMKTVRAKPDGFEIEFTMPVDKASAEDLDSYFGKSYIYKYHAAYGSPQTNIEEIKIKGVKVSDDGMKVHVAIDNIRQYYVHEIMLPGVKAKESGNTILHPTLYYTLNNIPEGTVIPASELSTKRSSLLKKAVSIKKTAPQKPSATDKVLSDTEVQPLLMTNTCVACHHKDKRVIGPSFTEISKRNYNNEKIVELIYNPQPKNWPEYATPMAPMPHVPKDEALKIAGWINSLKK; the protein is encoded by the coding sequence ATGAAAACCTTTACAAAAAATACAATCAGTGCGATTGGAATAGTCTGTTTGGCAACAATGCTTATTACAACCACAACCCTATCGGCCCAAAATGCCCCTACCGAGGATGATTACTACAGATTAACTACGGTACCAACCCCTGAAGGAATCCATATGGAAGGAGGAGGAGTGCTATCCCTTCCCAATGGGAATCTAGCTGTTTGTACACGCCGTGGTGATGTTTGGATCATAGAAAATCCGTCTATGGCCAATGGGGTACCCCCTACTTTTAAAAAATTTGCATCCGGATTGCACGAACCCTTAGGCTTGGCCTATCATGACCAAGCTCTTTATACAGCGCAAAGAGGGGAGTTGACCAAACTAATTGATACCAATGGTGATGACATTGCGGATGAATACAAGACCATCTATGCGTGGCCCGTTTCCACGCACTACCACGAATATTCCTTTGGACCGGTATTGGCTCCGGACAATACCTTTTTTGTAACCGCCAATGTTGCCTTTGGCAATGAAGAATGGTGGAGGGGCGAAAGTAGGGTGCCCTGGAGGGCATGGACCATGAAAATTACCGAGGATGGTAAAATGGAGCCTTGGGCCACGGGTATGCGATCTCCGGCAGGTTATGGCCTGGTAGACGGGGAATTGTTCTACTCGGAAAACCAAGGGGACTGGGTAGGTTCCGGTGCTATTTGGCATCTACCAAAAGGTGCATTCGCGGGACATCCGGCCGGACTTAAATGGACGGGGCACGAGGATTCCCCAATAAAACTCACCGAGGAAGAGTTTTATAGCAAGTTGGATAAAAGGCAGGTCAAGGTAAATGGCCGTTATGTGAAACCGGAAAATATAATGGATGAGGAAAATCCAGATTTTGCTTATGAAATAAAAAAATCCCTCCCCGAATTAAAATTGCCTGCTGTAATATTGCCCCATGGTATTTTGGGAATATCCAATTCCGAAATCAAGGTCGATAAAACGCAGGGAAAATTTGGTCCATTTGAAGATCAATTGCTGGTCGGCGACATGGGGCAAAGCAAGATTATGAGGGTAGTCCTTGAAAAAGTGAAGGGAGAATACCAGGGAGTAGCTTTCGATTTCAGAACGGGCTTTCAGTCCGGAGTAATGCGCATGGATTTTGACAGCCAAGGAAGGCTTTTCGTAGGAGAGACCAATAGGGGCTGGGGTTCTGCCGGCACTACTAATTCCGGTCTGGAATATCTAACATGGACTGGGCGTACACCTTTTGAAATGAAAACCGTCAGGGCCAAGCCCGACGGATTTGAAATTGAATTTACAATGCCTGTGGACAAGGCTTCGGCCGAGGATCTGGATTCCTATTTCGGCAAAAGCTACATTTACAAATATCATGCAGCCTATGGTAGTCCACAGACCAATATTGAGGAGATCAAGATAAAAGGGGTAAAAGTGAGCGATGACGGTATGAAAGTTCACGTAGCCATTGACAATATTCGGCAATACTATGTTCACGAAATTATGCTACCAGGTGTAAAGGCCAAAGAATCCGGGAACACCATTTTACATCCCACCTTGTACTATACTTTGAATAATATTCCCGAGGGAACTGTAATTCCCGCATCCGAACTATCGACCAAGCGAAGTAGTTTATTGAAAAAAGCTGTCAGCATTAAGAAAACGGCACCCCAAAAACCATCAGCTACAGACAAAGTTTTGTCGGATACCGAAGTACAGCCTCTTTTAATGACCAACACTTGCGTGGCATGCCACCATAAGGACAAAAGGGTCATCGGACCTTCCTTTACCGAGATTTCAAAACGCAATTACAACAATGAGAAAATAGTGGAACTAATTTACAATCCACAACCCAAAAACTGGCCCGAATATGCAACACCTATGGCACCTATGCCGCATGTTCCCAAAGATGAAGCACTTAAAATTGCCGGGTGGATCAATTCCTTGAAGAAGTAA